One Aegilops tauschii subsp. strangulata cultivar AL8/78 chromosome 2, Aet v6.0, whole genome shotgun sequence genomic window, TTGGGAGGAAGCTAGTATTAGCCAAGATACTATAAATTGCGCATTAAAACTGGGTAGGATGTTAATTACTTGAGTAACATTCACGTTTTATTTTCTGAGAATCAATATGATTTGCTCTCTACACATATCGAACGCTTGCCATTGAAGCAATTCACGTCCTCGAATCCATGGCCGAGATTAGTCGTATTGTTTTCATGGCCATATACGCACGTCGCCGTCGAGGAATCCAAGGATAGATGTAGAAATGGAGACGCTGCTCCGCTCCGCCGTGTCGTCCTCGTCGTAGGTGGCACCAGAACGTTCGTGCCCCGCGCCGCGGTAAAGCACGCGCGCCCTCCGATCCCACGGGATGTTGACGCGGGGCCGCTGAACTTCCACAGAATCTAGAAAAGTTCCCGGTGAATCGACGCCGACTGCCGTGCACACGTGAACGTTCCGGTGACCCGTCGCCGTCGAGCCGATCAAACCAGAAGCCGCCGGCACGACGAGTCGCCCGAACGCTCGGGGATTTGGTCCCGGCACACGCGCCAACGCCGCGACGTGGAGCAGCGGCGCACACAAGCGCCGCGTTTTTCCAGCCGCACGACTCGCACccacttagagcatctccaacagccgcgcttCGCACCTCGCGTAAAAAACTAATTTACCGCGCGCCGTTTCGCTGGTTTTGCGCGGCCGCCAGCGCTGGCTTCAACAGCCACGCTAAAATGCAGCGCGCGCCGCTCCAGCAGCGCGTGCGACTCGCCGGGGCATTGCATATATGGCATTTTGGCACAAAATGAATTTGAAACATTCAAAATGCAATGAACATGACATATAAAATTTCACACAAACAAGTTAATGAATAAAAGTTCATGCCCACAAGTTCATCCAACCAAGTTCAAAATGCAAACCAAGTTCAAGACACAAACGAAAGACACATCAATCCTCTTCCTCGTCTTCGTCCTCATCTTTCGAAGACGATTCTTCCGCCTCCGAAGATGAACCTTCCTCCCTTTCCTCATCACGCACCGCATCACGTGAAGCTCCGACGGTGTTGCCAAGATCTTCAACGGCATCTTCATGGGAATGTGTGTGAGGAGGCACATCGAAAGACATTCCGCCCATGGCGGCCGGAGGTGCACCCATTCCTCCCATGAGAGGCAAAACTCATGCCCCCCGCGCTAGGGtttgcggcggcgacggcggtggaGGGGTCGCGGCTATAGGCTGGAGTGGGCGGGGTGCCGGCGCGTGCGTCCATGGGTGCAGTTCGCCGGCACCGGCGCGCGCGGGGCGTAGGAGGCGGAGAGGAGTGAGTGCGGCGCGAGCGCTCGAGTGTGCCGCGGGCGCCTCAAAACACCGCGCGAGATAGCAAATCCGACCACGCGCCCAACTCCTTATACCGCGCGCGTGGTTATTGCGCGCCCGCTGGAGCCACCGCCGGGTTGCGCGCGCTAAAATGGCCAAATTTGCGGCGCGGtagcgcggctgttggagatgctcttgaGCCCTTCGCGCCACCTACCACCCTGCGGTCGATCACGGGCTCACGATGGCCGCGCTCGCAGATCTCATGCCGTGCCCCGCGAAATGGCCgggggcggcgatggcggcgctcGCGGCCGCCGTGTTCGCGGCCCTCGACGTCGTCGACGTGCTCCTCTGCCTCGTCTACGGCGTCCTCGACGGCTTCCTGGAGGAGAGCCCGCTCGGCTGCTACTGCCACCGGAACCgcggcaaggcggcggcgacgggggaggaggaggccgacgggGTGTCCGACACATTGTACGTCCGGAGGAGCGCGTGCCGGGACGCGCTGCTGCGGCTCCTCGGGCCGGTCGGCGGGGGGacgaggaggaaggaggacgCGTCGCCGGCGAAGGCCCGGAGCCCGCGGTGGTCCGACTGCGGATGCGGGAAGTGCGGGAAGTGGTGGAGCAACGGCGGCGACCGGCTGCACTTCGTCCTGCAGGAGCCGACGGCGCCCAACAAAGGTCCGTGTCCGTGTGCTTTATCGTTCTTGTCCTTGACAGATTTTTTCCGTTTTTAGTTACCCGTCTGTGTGCGCGCACGAATGTCGCCGCCATGACCTGCCGTGCCGTGCGTGACGACGACATTAACGCCGGCGACTTCACAGGTGCAGAGGAGACGCGGAGCGAGAGTGATCGCGGAGACGACGCCATCTTCATCCACGGCTtcacgtcctcctcctccttctggGCGCAGACCGTGTTCCCCGAACCCGCCGCCGCGAACCACCGCAGGCTGATCGCCGTGGATCTCCTCGGCTTCGGCGACAGCCCCAAGCCGGCGAACTGCGCGTACACGTTGCGGGACCACGTCGAGGCCATCGAGCGGAGCCTCGTCGATCCGCTCCACCTGGGCTCCTTCCACCTCGTCAGCCACTCGATGGGCTGCACCATCGCCATCGCCCTGGCCGCCAAGCACCCGGCGCGGGTCAAATCGGTCACGCTCGTCGCCCCGGTACGTACGCCGCGCACTCGATCAGAGCTCTGCATCATTCTGAGATGTGCTTTCTGCTTAATGGATCGGTCGCGTCGTGTTGGTCGCAGCTGTACTTCCTGCCGTGCGAGGAGAGGGCGAGCCAGGTGGCCCTGCGCAGGCTCGCCGAGAAGAAGCTCTGGCCGCCGTTGCTGTTCGGCTCGGCGGTGATGTCTTGGTACGAGCACATCGGGAGGACCATCTGCTTCGTCGTCTGCAAGAACCACCGGTTCTGGGAGTGGCTCATCAAGATCCTCACGCGCACGAGGTAAGCGATCAAATCAAATCAATCACGATTAACTCAGATTAATCCAGAGCTCAGGCATGAACAGGGACACATTTGCCTGGATCTCTGCCATTTTGCTCATGCATGTACTTCATCAGCGGCGTGGACATCGTGGTGAGGGACCTGACGAGGCACACGCACCACTCGGCGTGGCACACGATGCACAACGTGATCTGCGGCGGGGCGAGGGCGCAGGACCGGAACCTGgaggcgctggcggcggcgggggtgCCGGTGAGGGTGGTTCACGGCGACGCAGACCAGGTGGTCCCGGTCGAGTGCAGCAGCCGCCACCTGAAGTCGAAGCTCCCGCACGCGGAGCTCCGTGTCGTGGGCGGGCGCGACCACAGGACGGTGGTGTtcgggagggaggaggagctggcCCAAGAGCTCCGGGCGTTCTAGTCGGGCTGCGAGAAGGCAGGGTGTGCAGGCTAATGGATACTGGGGAATGAAACGACGCGAAGTCTCAAACGATGCCGGATAGTCAGTGTACAGAACTACAGGATGAAACTGTAGGAAACATGTTGTTCTTCTCTTACAGCAGCGGGATTCTTGCTGGTATTTTTTTTAGAATGAAGGCATCACGCCATGTTCCATTTCTCATTGAAATGAAGCAAAGTCTATACAAAATCATCCATTAGAGCTTCTACAGCCGGAACAGCCGGATAAAGCAAAACCAGCCTCCTAAACGTCCACGGACGCGTTCGTAGACAGTGACCGGTGAGCCCTCATATGGCCATGTGCCCGTGTCCACAAATCGGATATCTCAAATCGGACCCCTCAAAATCGTGCTATTCATGCAACGTGAGAAACTACAGATGTCGATCATACACATATAGATAAACATAGTTCAACCTAAATTCCATACGAGCATATAAAGATGGTTCATCGGATCAAAAGATTTAGTTCATCATCGCAACATAGATAAAAACTAaattaactaaaaactaaaaTGGAAGCGAGAGCGACACTGAGACATCACCACTTCCGCGTCGGTCTCTTGCAGTCGCCGTTGCAATTATAATCCTCTGTGTATGTGTCGGCGTGAGGTGTGTCATCGAAGCCGTGGGGACCGTCGGAGTCGTAGCAGTGTGATGCGGACGACGAGCTCCTCCTCATCGTCCGCCTCCGTCTCGAGCAACAACGACTCCCAGTCGACGGGGTCATCGCCATCGGACGGTGTGCTGCCGGAGCTTGACATTGGATCAAAAGGGGGACGAGGAGAGGAGCAGACGGCAAGTGGAATGGAGTGTGGTTTGACTGCGGTCTACGGTTTGTCTAGGTGGGGATATGTGTGGGGTCAAGATGGTCCGATGGGCACGTCCGAGCCTCCCATACCCGCCCCAAATTTGGTTTGGGTTTGAGGGGTGCCGGTGAGGTAACTTTGGATAAAAAAAGTCATCAAAACATACCAACATGAAATCTAGTTTTGAAGTTCTCGCCTCGAcagatttaatggtgaaaacagGTTTTAAATCGGATGAAAGATTTGAGCCACAAAGCATTTTGTGAAGTCAAATCTAGATGAAATCTATGCTTACAACATCATTTTGTCTTATATGCacgcgcacgcacacacacacactaaaaAAAAGAGCATATGCATGTGCCAATGATATGAAGAGAGCTCGAACTCACCCACATGAGAGGCACGTCCTGCACGCATGGGCATATGCACCCACTTTTCAAAAAATGCATTTTAGGCATGTTTTATAATgtcaaaaaagcaaaaaaatcaTGCATACATGTTCGCAAATGTGTGTGCGCGGCATAAAGTTTTACCAAAAAATATCTTTTTGTTTTGTCTTCGTAATAAAGACAAATTTTAGTGTTTCTAAATAGCGTTACACGACATAATTTTTAtctttttgcacaagccataaaaAATGTTATTTTTCTATGAAACTTTATGCACACACATAGGACATGGACCTTTTTTAGACTTTTTCCCGAAGTGGGTTCATATGTATCCGGGTTTATCCATGCACTTCCCCACTCCACACATCCAAAAATGTCAAAGAAGGATTTGTTtggtactttggttctaatgtatGCATGCGTTCGGTATTTTTAACCTTAAAAACATAACGATTGACAGATAGTGCAGTCCATAATAAAAATATTTTTATTGTTGGTTATTATATATTTTTCCAATAATTGTTTACTTTTATATAGTTTCGTGTAAGTTTAACAGTTTTGCTGAAGTACATCTAAGATGTGCCCTAAGGTTGGTCATAGTAAGAGTAATTTAGCTAGTAACATAACGCAACCCAATACAAATTTGCTTACGTGGCAAATAATTAATAAGAAAATAGATGTTTATGGTAACATAATATCTTACTGCAACATAACACACTCGAAAGCAAATGAGTCTACAACTAAATAAATGAAGGGTTACATGACACTTCATatatgttactccctccgttccataatgtagtgcacaTAGATTTTTTTGAAAAACCAAACCTCACAAACTTTGACCGAATTCGTGACAAAAACATTTATATCTAGAGTGCCAGACATATATCACTAGATTCATCATAAGATGTAGTTTCATATATAAGATGTGGTTTCATATTTTATATTTtcggtattgtagatataaatagttTTTTCTAAAAACTTAATCAAAGTTTACAAAATTTGACATTAAGAAAAACTCTATACGTACTACATTATGGACCGGAGGGAGTAGTACCCACTATAAAGATAGTAATACTAATATATGCATGTTACTGATCTAAGTTActtcccactatgaccagcctaagtattgcacatctaaaTCTTATGTTCCTAATTTTAGGTGAAGATTCATGCaggtattttttttcttcttttcctttttgcTTTTTGTGTTTGATTGTGTCACTCAGATGTGCAATAACTAGTTGTAAGATCCTAAGTTTAATTGTAAGATTGGACATGTAGAGAATTGTAAGATCGGACAGGTAGAGACAATAGTTGCCCATAGAGCAACGGTACTTAATTATGAAAGTTGGCTAAATAGTTGACCCTATTAGTCCATTCTTTTAAGTTAAATGTTTTTATTCTTCTATTACTATTCCTCTGCTTCATTTTTTTGTCGAGCCAAATTTCCTCCGACTGATGGATAACCATTTGCCAATGGGCGAACTGCTTCTTGTTTAAAATTTAGATAATTGGATTTCAAACAAAGAAAACCAGAAATTCCATAGCGAACACAGGAATTCTAAAAGAATTCTGAAATTTTATCAATATAAAATTCTTTAACCTATATACACATGAATGATCCAATGTCAATCTTCGGTTATATACTTCGCTTTTCTTCTTCCATGTCATAAAAATCAGTTGTCAGTGTGCTATATCATTTGATACCACCTTATATCTTTCTGAAGTGTGAGAACCTGCAATCCTATATTTTAACGGATTCTTTTCATTTTAGCTTTCGTCTTGGAAGTCTGTTGGCCTTCTGTTTTTTCTCTCCATTTTCTTAAAGGGAAACATTTTCAATCTGTAGTCTTGTAAACGTCCATCGCCAGACCAGTCCAACACCGTTGGTTCAACTGAAATCTAACGCCTCAGAAATTGTGCTTCTTTTCTGTAAAAAAACATCGGTAGGAACTAACAGCCCGCAGCCCACGGACGTAAATCTCCCCCTAATATCGCCCCTAATCTCTCCTGATTCCAGTCACAGCCACACCGGCCcgatctcctcctcctcgcccagATCCCCTTCTCCCCGAGCATCATGGCCACTCCACTGGCCAGCCCGCCGTTGTCCATCTACACGATGCTTGGCCTGGTGGCCGCCGGAGCACGCGGCAAAACCCCTGGAAGAGCCCATGGCCCTGCTTGGCGCCTCGTCCCCCGCCGAGGTCGCCGGATTCGTGCGCGGTCTCGCCCCCGACCCATCCTGCCTACCCGCACACCGCCGCAGTCCTACATGGCGGAGATACGTACAGTCGACTTTGCTGAGGTCTGCACTTTCGTCTTTCTTTGTTGCAGCCGGTGCTTGGTCAGACGTATGAATTCGTGCATGCAGATGGTGCTTCTAATGTACAGTACAACTGTTTTGCGTCACATGATGATTTGCTTCCATAGTTTTTCTTTTGAAACGGAGCTTAAGTTGGACATACCAAGCAAGTAATACTCCTGTTCGTCCATATCCTCGTCCGTTGACTGTCGCGGCTACAACACACACTTTGCCTCCCGCGTCGCCGACCGCTACTGCATCGTGGCCACCGCCACGATCCTATTCGGCGCCAATGACTTGTCCATGCTCGACCGAGAGCGCTTTTCAGCACGCCCACGCCCACGTCCGTCGACGATCATGTACGCTCGCTATCTCACTGCCTCACTTGTGTCGTCGTCCCTTCCCTGTTGTTCTGTCGCATTCTATTTGTCGTGGTTGTTTCCGTGCAAGGGAAAATAGTTCATCAGCATGAGAATATGTTTCTACTCCATGTAAAAAATGTTTCCATCACGTGAGCAAGTGCTTCCTAGCTTTGCTCTATAATGCTCCTTTAGTACATACTCCTATAATGCTTCGACAGTAATGCTAAGATATTTTGGCTATCACTACAATGTGCTCCTTATTTTCTTCGGGTGCAAATTCTAACATCTTTGGAAGCAATGTTTGATGCATACTCCTCCTATGTAGGAAGCAAAGCTTGTTGCACAATGTCATGAGCAACAGCGGAGTGGTGTCCTTCGCTTCACCAAGGGCTTCTCTGCGGCTATCGAGGGCCAATGTGTAGATGGAGACGACAACAACAAGGTGGCTGCTAGGGGTAGCGGCAGCAATGGCGAGGATGTCGACCGACGGCAACAACATCCCCTTCGCCCGTCAGCGGCTATACCACAATTCTACTTGAGAACTAAAACAACATTGATACAATCGGGGAGCAACTAACATGAATATGTGCTTATGTGTCGGTGCTACTATTGAAGCAGGCAATGAAACTAAAGTGCATTTTTTGCTCTTCTTTTTTATGTTGACGAAGCACTGAATAATATTCTATGAATCTCTGTAAAATTTCTGTTGGAAGCAAGTAACTTCGATTACAACATATTAAGCATATACGAAAATAGAAAAGGAAGCATACAATAACAAGGGTTGAAACAATAATTCAAAGCATGGAAGCATATGTGATGAACATTTAAATAGGACGCCGATATACACCACACGTGTGGCATAATAGGCATTCGCCCACACACCGTGTGTGGCATGAGCAGAGGGCAGCCCACACGGGCTGTGTGTGGGCGAACAGTAAAattgcccacacgtgtgggcgtgaCTACTTCGTGCCACACGCCCAACAAGTACTACTCACCCCCAccccacacgtgtggcacgaaGCAAATATGCCCACACGTCCTGGCGCAGCTACATTAGATACCCGCGGGATGACGATTTAGTTGCCATCCGGGATGGCAAATGTGGTTGTAAAAGCATGACAACTCTCTCTATTTTGGTTAACTATAGTTGACATGTCTAATTTATGGTAGTTGCCGCGTGTAATCAAACCATAGTTGTCTTGTGTgattaactacttgccacataTGGTCAAACAATAGTTGCtatgtgtgtttacctagttgccacgTGTGGTTAATCACAGTTGCCATGTATGTTTATCTGATTGCCACGTACGCGCAACTGCAGTTGCCGCCTAGCAAACGAAtcatagttgccatgtgtgtttacctagttgccaTGTACGCGCAACTGCAGTTGACATCCAATAACGTACGACTGTCGTGTGGGCGAAAAGCAATTCGCCCACACGCACGTGGACTAGGTGGTGGCTGTGGTGGCTGTGTGGGTAGAAACTAGTTCGCCCACACAGCGCAGCTGACAACCGCGTGTTGTGGGGCGTGTGGGCGACCTCTCCAACGCCCACACACCGGCCTTGTCCTACGTGGCACGCGAAAACTGCCTCGGTGTGTCAAGATTCGTGCAAATTTAACTGGACGGTGATCCAGGCGTGTGGGCGAGTTGCAATattgccacacgtgtgggcgttagtgttttcGTTTAAATATTGCTACTGGATGAGAATTTGAATCACTTGTGATCTGTAACCTCTTTAAAACACAAAACTGGAACCATGCCTAATTTAAATCATGGATGTATGATCTGTTAATTTTATTGCTGCCGAAACAATACACTAATTTGTTATGCAGATTTATTAAATTTTGTACGAAGCCACTGGATTGCTAGTAAATCAAAGATTTGGAAGCATTTAATCTAAAAAATGAAGAAAGCGCGCCACTTGATAGTGCTGCGATTTACTAAGAACGGCTGTAGTGTTAGAAGCATGACTTCCGTATAACAGAAATAAACATACAGTTATGAAGCATGGTTTGCAATGCTTGAAGGGTTTGTTGAGGAAAATTAATAGGAAGCATCACCAGACGAAAGTTGTTTAGATATGGAAGCTGGTGCATGGAAAGTACAGGTCGTGCGTGATTCATGGAGCAATTTTCTTTTAGCCGTTAAAAAGCTAGCGCTGATGGATGGAAACTACCAAATCCCGCTTAACTACCAAAGGCCCACGTCCAGCTAGCCTATTAGATCAGACACTCGGATCAACCCCAATCGTACGGCAGTGGGCTGGTCTGATGGATATCTAGGGATCAGTAGTTTGATCCCTAGTGGTTTCCTTTCTTAAATTCTGTCGTATACAGCCAGGTGCCTAGGCCACAAAATTTAACTGTGCATGCCTTGAAAAAATGCCACACAACATTGAATGTGATAACCCATCCAAGACATTGTTTTAACAGTCTTCTTATAAGGCCGTAGGGTTACATATCAAGAAAATACACAAGGTCATAGACACAATACCTAAATGCAAATTTAACATGAGAAGAAAGTTGGCATATATGCATCAGGTAATTCGCAAATGTAACATAGTCATTGGCATGCAGGGGGAAAGCCCATAAACTCATTCATACAGTTCGGGGCATTTACTCCACAATCGATTTCTGAATAGAGAGCTAAACAGAACGTTCAGAGGAGATACAAGGTGAAGTTCAGCAAGTAGCTCTAAAAAATTATTAATCTGTCTGTACAAACCAAGCAAAGGAACCTCAGAAGATATGACTGCCGTtggtaagagcatctccagccgcgccccaaCAAGGCCCCCCAGGCAATTTTTCGGCCGCCGGCGCcgaaaaatcggcccagtcgcgcccccaaaGGCCCTTTCTTCGCTGGCtcgggccgaaattggcgccggcggacccaggccgaacccggcgcgctgggggcgcTTGGGGGCGCCGGCCGAATCGTTTTTGGCGCGAAAATCGGCAGGCCCTCCTTGGTAGCGACTCGGCTCTTCTCGTcgcttcgtcgtcctcatcgcctcggttcccgCAACGGAATCAATGCCAAAGCTGCCGCGCGCTGCCGCGCCGGTCAGCTTCCTCCATcgatgcctcacgggcggcgcagtgaagaCGGGA contains:
- the LOC109741294 gene encoding probable lysophospholipase BODYGUARD 4 isoform X1 → MAALADLMPCPAKWPGAAMAALAAAVFAALDVVDVLLCLVYGVLDGFLEESPLGCYCHRNRGKAAATGEEEADGVSDTLYVRRSACRDALLRLLGPVGGGTRRKEDASPAKARSPRWSDCGCGKCGKWWSNGGDRLHFVLQEPTAPNKGAEETRSESDRGDDAIFIHGFTSSSSFWAQTVFPEPAAANHRRLIAVDLLGFGDSPKPANCAYTLRDHVEAIERSLVDPLHLGSFHLVSHSMGCTIAIALAAKHPARVKSVTLVAPLYFLPCEERASQVALRRLAEKKLWPPLLFGSAVMSWYEHIGRTICFVVCKNHRFWEWLIKILTRTRDTFAWISAILLMHVLHQRRGHRGEGPDEAHAPLGVAHDAQRDLRRGEGAGPEPGGAGGGGGAGEGGSRRRRPGGPGRVQQPPPEVEAPARGAPCRGRARPQDGGVREGGGAGPRAPGVLVGLREGRVCRLMDTGE
- the LOC109741294 gene encoding probable lysophospholipase BODYGUARD 4 isoform X2 produces the protein MAALADLMPCPAKWPGAAMAALAAAVFAALDVVDVLLCLVYGVLDGFLEESPLGCYCHRNRGKAAATGEEEADGVSDTLYVRRSACRDALLRLLGPVGGGTRRKEDASPAKARSPRWSDCGCGKCGKWWSNGGDRLHFVLQEPTAPNKGAEETRSESDRGDDAIFIHGFTSSSSFWAQTVFPEPAAANHRRLIAVDLLGFGDSPKPANCAYTLRDHVEAIERSLVDPLHLGSFHLVSHSMGCTIAIALAAKHPARVKSVTLVAPLYFLPCEERASQVALRRLAEKKLWPPLLFGSAVMSWYEHIGRTICFVVCKNHRFWEWLIKILTRTSGVDIVVRDLTRHTHHSAWHTMHNVICGGARAQDRNLEALAAAGVPVRVVHGDADQVVPVECSSRHLKSKLPHAELRVVGGRDHRTVVFGREEELAQELRAF